In a genomic window of Pseudomonas putida:
- a CDS encoding peptidoglycan DD-metalloendopeptidase family protein, producing MTKESSKAPPLYPKTHLLAASGIAALLSLALLVFPSSDVEAKKTTLSLELESPAEQLTQDQDAAEAVQATNEPTESPFAQIDNSAEDTAETAQATPAPVAEEKKAPNHREVIVSKGDTLSTLFEKVGLPATAVHEVLASDKQAKQFSQLKHGQKLEFELGHDGQLANLHSKISDLETITLTKNDKGYTFNRITAKPTVRSAYVHGVINSSLSQSAARAGLSHSLTMDMANVFGYDVDFAQDIRQGDEFDVIYEQKVVNGKAVGNGPILSARFTNRGKTYTAVRYTNKQGNSSYYTADGNSMRKAFIRTPVDFARISSKFSMGRKHPILNKIRAHKGVDYAAPRGTPIKAAGDGKVLLAGRRGGYGNTVIIQHGNTYRTLYGHMQGFAKGVQTGSNVKQGQVIGYIGTTGLSTGPHLHYEFQVNGVHVDPLGQKVAMADPISKAERARFLAQSQPLMARMDQEKATQLASSKR from the coding sequence ATGACCAAAGAATCGTCTAAAGCGCCACCGCTTTACCCGAAGACCCACCTGCTTGCGGCAAGCGGTATCGCCGCCCTTCTGAGCCTGGCGCTTCTGGTATTTCCTTCCAGTGATGTTGAAGCCAAAAAGACAACCCTGAGTCTTGAACTGGAAAGCCCTGCAGAACAACTGACACAAGATCAAGACGCCGCCGAAGCTGTTCAAGCCACAAATGAGCCGACCGAGTCCCCTTTTGCGCAGATCGACAACAGTGCAGAAGATACTGCGGAAACCGCTCAAGCCACCCCCGCGCCGGTAGCTGAAGAAAAGAAGGCACCAAACCACAGGGAAGTGATCGTCTCCAAGGGAGACACCCTCTCCACCCTGTTCGAGAAAGTAGGTCTGCCAGCCACTGCAGTGCATGAAGTACTGGCCAGCGACAAACAGGCCAAACAGTTCAGCCAACTCAAACATGGGCAGAAACTGGAGTTCGAACTGGGGCATGATGGCCAGTTGGCGAATCTGCACAGCAAGATCAGCGACCTCGAAACCATCACCCTGACCAAGAATGACAAGGGCTACACATTCAACCGCATCACCGCCAAGCCGACTGTGCGCTCCGCCTATGTCCATGGCGTGATCAACAGTTCGCTATCGCAGTCTGCCGCTCGCGCCGGCCTGTCCCATAGCCTGACCATGGATATGGCCAACGTGTTTGGCTATGACGTCGACTTCGCCCAGGACATTCGCCAAGGTGACGAATTTGATGTGATCTACGAGCAGAAAGTGGTCAACGGTAAAGCCGTCGGTAACGGTCCGATCCTGTCCGCGCGCTTCACCAATCGCGGCAAGACCTATACCGCTGTGCGTTACACCAACAAGCAAGGCAACAGCAGCTATTACACCGCCGATGGTAATAGCATGCGCAAGGCATTCATCCGTACCCCGGTTGACTTCGCACGTATCAGCTCCAAGTTCTCGATGGGCCGCAAGCACCCGATCCTGAACAAGATCCGCGCCCACAAAGGCGTGGACTATGCCGCTCCACGCGGCACACCAATCAAGGCAGCCGGCGACGGCAAAGTGTTGCTGGCTGGCCGTCGCGGCGGTTATGGCAATACCGTGATCATCCAGCACGGCAATACCTACCGTACGCTCTACGGCCACATGCAGGGCTTTGCCAAAGGTGTCCAGACAGGCAGCAATGTCAAACAAGGCCAGGTGATTGGCTACATTGGCACCACCGGCCTATCTACCGGCCCGCACCTGCACTATGAGTTCCAGGTCAACGGCGTGCACGTCGATCCACTGGGACAAAAAGTGGCAATGGCCGACCCGATCTCCAAGGCCGAACGCGCTCGTTTCCTCGCGCAAAGCCAGCCGCTTATGGCGCGCATGGACCAGGAAAAAGCCACCCAACTGGCTTCGAGCAAGCGTTAA
- a CDS encoding SDR family NAD(P)-dependent oxidoreductase, which produces MTRYALITGASSGIGLAMAEALARRGRSLILVARQRDQLESIAIELTQRFGVEVLFRACDLGEPLRLSGFLLELEEGDRQIDLLVNCAGIGTCGPFLAQDWMTEQDLIEVNILALTRLCHAIGNSMALQGGGQILNVASVAAFHPGPWMSTYYASKAYVLHFSEGLRVELKKCAVKVSVLCPGPTRTGFFRTAQLNADKLANSKLLMSPEEVALYTVRALDKNRAIIIPGRRNRWFATLPRFGSRWLIRTITGMVNKAYCPR; this is translated from the coding sequence ATGACCCGTTACGCTCTGATCACCGGCGCCTCCAGCGGCATTGGCCTGGCGATGGCCGAAGCACTGGCCCGGCGCGGCCGCAGCCTGATACTGGTGGCCCGACAGCGTGATCAGCTGGAAAGTATTGCGATTGAACTGACTCAACGATTTGGCGTGGAAGTGTTGTTCCGCGCCTGCGATCTGGGTGAGCCCTTGCGCCTGTCCGGCTTTTTGCTGGAACTGGAAGAAGGTGACCGACAGATCGACTTGCTGGTCAATTGCGCAGGAATCGGCACTTGCGGCCCGTTCCTGGCGCAGGACTGGATGACCGAGCAAGACCTGATCGAAGTGAACATCCTCGCGCTCACTCGCCTTTGCCACGCCATCGGCAACAGTATGGCGCTGCAAGGCGGCGGGCAGATTTTGAACGTCGCCTCGGTTGCAGCCTTCCATCCCGGTCCGTGGATGAGCACCTATTACGCGAGCAAGGCGTATGTGCTGCACTTTTCCGAAGGCTTGCGCGTCGAACTGAAAAAATGTGCGGTCAAGGTGTCGGTGCTGTGCCCGGGTCCGACCCGTACCGGTTTTTTCCGCACGGCGCAGTTGAACGCAGACAAACTGGCGAACAGCAAATTGCTGATGAGTCCCGAAGAGGTCGCACTCTATACCGTTCGGGCACTGGATAAAAATCGCGCAATCATCATTCCCGGGCGGCGCAACCGCTGGTTTGCCACCCTGCCCCGCTTCGGCTCGCGCTGGCTGATCAGGACAATCACCGGGATGGTCAACAAGGCTTACTGCCCACGCTAA
- the argC gene encoding N-acetyl-gamma-glutamyl-phosphate reductase, protein MVKVGIVGGTGYTGVELLRLLAQHPQAEVVVITSRSEAGLAVADMYPNLRGHYDGLAFSVPDIKTLGACDVVFFATPHGVAHALAGELLAAGTKVIDLSADFRLQDADEWAKWYGQPHGAPELLDEAVYGLPEVNREQIKKARLIAVPGCYPTATQLGFLPLLEAGLADASRLIADCKSGVSGAGRGAAVGSLYSETSESMKAYAVKGHRHLPEIRQGLRRAAGKDVGLTFVPHLTPMIRGIHSTLYATVVDRSVDLQALFEKRYANEPFVDVMPAGSHPETRSVRGANVCRIAVHRPQDGDLVVVLSVIDNLVKGASGQAVQNMNILFGLDERLGLSHAGMLP, encoded by the coding sequence ATGGTCAAGGTCGGTATCGTCGGCGGCACGGGTTACACAGGTGTCGAACTGCTGCGTCTGTTGGCGCAACATCCGCAAGCTGAAGTGGTTGTCATCACTTCCCGATCCGAGGCTGGCCTGGCCGTGGCCGACATGTATCCGAACCTGCGAGGTCACTACGACGGCCTGGCGTTCAGTGTTCCGGACATCAAGACCCTGGGTGCTTGCGACGTGGTGTTCTTTGCAACGCCTCACGGTGTGGCTCATGCCTTGGCGGGCGAGCTGCTGGCAGCCGGAACCAAGGTCATCGATCTGTCTGCGGACTTCCGCCTGCAAGATGCCGATGAGTGGGCCAAATGGTATGGCCAGCCCCATGGCGCGCCGGAATTGCTGGACGAGGCTGTCTACGGTCTGCCGGAAGTCAATCGCGAACAGATCAAGAAGGCACGCCTGATCGCTGTGCCGGGCTGCTATCCGACTGCAACGCAGTTGGGTTTCCTGCCATTGCTTGAGGCAGGTCTGGCCGATGCTTCGCGTCTGATCGCGGACTGCAAGTCCGGTGTCAGTGGTGCCGGTCGCGGCGCTGCTGTGGGTTCGCTGTATTCCGAAACGTCGGAAAGCATGAAGGCTTACGCCGTCAAAGGGCATCGTCACTTGCCGGAAATCCGTCAGGGGCTGCGTCGTGCTGCGGGCAAGGATGTTGGTCTGACCTTCGTTCCTCACCTGACACCGATGATCCGTGGCATTCATTCCACGCTGTATGCGACGGTCGTTGATCGCTCGGTCGACCTGCAGGCGCTGTTTGAAAAGCGCTATGCCAACGAGCCGTTCGTCGACGTGATGCCGGCCGGCAGTCATCCGGAAACCCGTAGTGTGCGTGGTGCCAACGTTTGTCGTATCGCGGTGCACCGTCCGCAGGATGGCGATCTGGTGGTGGTGTTGTCGGTGATCGACAATCTGGTCAAGGGCGCATCGGGTCAGGCGGTTCAGAACATGAACATCCTGTTCGGGCTGGATGAGCGTCTGGGCCTGTCCCACGCGGGCATGCTGCCGTAA
- a CDS encoding anhydro-N-acetylmuramic acid kinase, protein MAFYIGVMSGTSLDGLDIALIEQSPAIRLIATHYIPMPDSLRTELLGLCASGPDEIARSAIAQQNWVKLAAQGINALLAQQHLKPEDIRAIGSHGQTIRHEPARGFTIQIGNPALLTEMTGITVVSDFRSRDVAAGGQGAPLVPAFHEALFEEQAGNRAVLNIGGFSNLSLIEPGKPVAGFDCGPGNVLLDAWIHQQRGENYDRDGQWAATGKVEPALLKALLNDPFFVTKGPKSTGREVFNLHWLMQQLAQLPAFAANDIQATLLELTALTIIESLQSAQADTQELLVCGGGAHNTALMNRLASLLPNASVSSTAAYGVDPDWVEAMAFAWLAHCCLEGIAANRPSVTGARGLRVLGAIYPA, encoded by the coding sequence ATGGCGTTCTATATAGGTGTGATGTCCGGGACCAGCCTCGATGGACTGGACATCGCGCTGATCGAGCAGAGTCCGGCGATCCGACTGATCGCCACACACTACATCCCCATGCCTGACTCCCTGCGCACAGAACTGCTTGGTTTGTGCGCCAGCGGCCCGGACGAGATTGCCCGCTCTGCCATCGCCCAGCAAAACTGGGTGAAACTGGCGGCGCAGGGCATCAACGCCCTCCTCGCTCAACAACACCTCAAACCTGAAGACATTCGCGCGATTGGCAGCCATGGGCAGACCATTCGCCACGAGCCAGCGCGAGGCTTCACGATACAAATTGGCAACCCCGCACTACTGACCGAGATGACCGGCATCACAGTGGTCAGCGACTTCCGCAGCCGCGACGTGGCTGCCGGCGGTCAAGGTGCACCGCTGGTTCCAGCCTTTCACGAGGCCTTGTTCGAAGAGCAGGCCGGCAACCGTGCCGTGTTGAACATCGGCGGCTTCAGCAATCTCAGCCTGATCGAGCCCGGCAAACCTGTAGCCGGTTTCGATTGTGGCCCCGGGAATGTGCTGCTGGATGCCTGGATTCACCAGCAACGGGGTGAAAACTATGATCGCGACGGCCAATGGGCAGCCACCGGCAAGGTTGAACCAGCCCTGTTAAAAGCGCTGCTTAACGACCCGTTCTTTGTGACAAAGGGCCCGAAAAGTACCGGCCGCGAAGTGTTCAACCTGCACTGGTTGATGCAGCAGCTCGCGCAGTTGCCAGCTTTTGCTGCCAACGATATCCAGGCCACACTGCTTGAGCTGACCGCACTGACTATCATCGAGTCACTGCAAAGCGCACAGGCAGACACACAGGAATTGCTGGTCTGCGGCGGCGGCGCGCACAACACTGCGCTGATGAATCGCCTGGCCAGCCTGCTGCCCAATGCATCAGTCAGCAGCACAGCCGCCTATGGCGTAGACCCGGACTGGGTTGAGGCCATGGCCTTCGCCTGGCTGGCCCACTGTTGCCTCGAAGGCATCGCAGCCAACCGCCCGAGTGTCACTGGCGCCCGGGGTTTGCGCGTACTGGGCGCCATCTACCCCGCCTGA
- the coq7 gene encoding 2-polyprenyl-3-methyl-6-methoxy-1,4-benzoquinone monooxygenase: MTTQRHYSPIDRLLLQADAAMRTLLPFSGQPYRPSPAIVQPDAKMSDEDTRHVAGLMRINHTGEVCAQALYQGQALTAKLPQVRAAMEHAAEEEIDHLVWCEQRIHQLGSHTSILNPLFYGMSFGIGAVAGLISDKVSLGFVAATEDQVCKHLNEHLEQLPAEDEKSRAILEQMRIDEEQHAESALEAGGFRFPAPVKFGMSLMAKVMTKSTYRI, translated from the coding sequence ATGACTACCCAACGTCACTACTCGCCAATCGACCGCCTTCTGCTGCAAGCCGATGCCGCGATGCGCACCCTGCTGCCCTTCAGTGGCCAACCGTACCGTCCATCGCCCGCCATTGTGCAGCCCGATGCAAAAATGAGCGACGAAGACACCCGGCACGTGGCCGGCCTGATGCGCATCAACCATACCGGTGAAGTCTGCGCCCAGGCGCTGTATCAGGGACAAGCCCTGACTGCCAAACTGCCGCAGGTTCGAGCCGCCATGGAACATGCCGCCGAAGAAGAAATCGATCATCTGGTCTGGTGCGAGCAACGTATTCACCAGTTGGGTAGCCACACCAGCATTCTCAATCCGTTGTTCTATGGCATGTCCTTCGGGATTGGCGCAGTCGCGGGACTGATCAGCGACAAGGTCAGCCTGGGCTTCGTCGCAGCGACGGAAGATCAGGTGTGCAAGCACTTGAACGAACACCTTGAGCAACTGCCGGCGGAGGACGAAAAGTCCCGGGCGATCCTGGAACAGATGCGCATCGATGAAGAGCAGCACGCCGAAAGCGCACTGGAGGCTGGCGGTTTCCGTTTTCCGGCACCGGTGAAGTTCGGTATGAGCTTGATGGCCAAAGTGATGACCAAGAGCACTTATCGGATCTGA
- the hemJ gene encoding protoporphyrinogen oxidase HemJ yields the protein MLYLWLKAFHIISVVCWFAGLFYLPRLFVYHAQSEDAISKERFSVMERKLYRGIMGPAMIATLIFGIAMISLNPGIFSLGKWIHVKLTLVVLLIGYHHMCGAQVKRFARGENTRSHVFYRWFNEVPVLILLAIVILVVVRPF from the coding sequence ATGCTTTATCTATGGCTCAAAGCTTTTCACATCATCAGCGTCGTATGCTGGTTTGCCGGTCTGTTTTATCTGCCACGGCTGTTCGTTTATCACGCACAAAGTGAGGATGCGATCAGCAAGGAACGCTTCAGCGTCATGGAGCGCAAGCTGTATCGCGGCATCATGGGGCCGGCGATGATCGCTACATTGATTTTCGGTATCGCAATGATCAGCCTGAACCCAGGCATCTTCAGTCTGGGCAAGTGGATTCACGTCAAGCTGACCCTGGTGGTCTTGCTGATCGGTTACCACCACATGTGCGGCGCTCAGGTGAAGCGTTTTGCCCGTGGCGAGAACACCCGTAGCCATGTCTTTTATCGCTGGTTCAATGAAGTGCCGGTTCTGATATTGCTGGCTATCGTAATTCTGGTCGTCGTCCGACCGTTCTGA
- the erpA gene encoding iron-sulfur cluster insertion protein ErpA yields MSVESFTPTALQFTHGAAHKVKSLVDEEGNDRLKLRVFVTGGGCSGFQYGFTFDEEVADDDTIVEREGVSLVVDPMSFQYLAGAEVDYQEGLEGSRFVIKNPNATTTCGCGSSFSI; encoded by the coding sequence ATGAGCGTCGAATCCTTCACCCCCACGGCTTTGCAATTCACCCACGGTGCCGCGCACAAGGTGAAGAGCCTGGTCGATGAAGAGGGGAATGATCGCTTGAAGCTGCGCGTATTCGTTACGGGCGGCGGTTGTTCAGGTTTTCAGTACGGCTTCACCTTCGATGAAGAAGTGGCCGATGATGACACCATCGTCGAGCGCGAAGGTGTAAGTCTGGTTGTCGATCCGATGAGCTTCCAGTACCTGGCGGGTGCCGAGGTGGATTATCAGGAAGGTCTGGAAGGTTCGCGTTTCGTCATCAAGAACCCGAATGCGACCACTACCTGTGGTTGCGGTTCTTCGTTCTCGATCTGA
- a CDS encoding NAD(P)H-dependent flavin oxidoreductase: MSLPALLENRLRLPVVAAPMFLISNPQLVLACCRNGVVGSFPALNQRESSGFKAWLEEIEAGLATLENPAPYAVNLIVHNSNPRLQADLDICIEHKVPIIITSLGAVKEVVDAVHSYGGLVFHDVTTRRHAEKAAEAGVDGLIAVAAGAGGHAGTWSPFSLIAEIRQFFDKTLLLAGCLNHGHEILAAQLLGADLAYFGTRFIGTAESHAPDAYKDMLLSSKAADIIHTPAVSGVPASFMRQSLEAAGFDMLALQNKGEVNFGSKLKPLSDEAKAWKTVWSAGQGVGEIDDLPSIEELVARLDTEYRTALEQAAQLRQHWPR; this comes from the coding sequence ATGTCGCTACCCGCTTTGCTCGAAAACCGTTTGCGCCTGCCCGTGGTCGCTGCGCCAATGTTTCTGATCTCCAACCCGCAACTGGTCCTCGCCTGCTGCCGTAATGGTGTCGTGGGCAGCTTTCCTGCTCTCAACCAGCGCGAGAGCAGTGGATTCAAGGCTTGGCTGGAGGAAATCGAAGCCGGGCTGGCAACATTGGAGAACCCCGCGCCGTACGCGGTGAATCTGATTGTCCACAACAGTAATCCGCGACTGCAGGCAGACCTGGATATCTGCATCGAGCACAAAGTGCCGATCATCATCACCAGCCTGGGTGCCGTGAAAGAAGTGGTTGATGCCGTCCACAGCTACGGCGGCCTGGTGTTCCACGATGTAACGACCCGTCGCCATGCCGAAAAAGCCGCCGAGGCCGGAGTGGACGGATTGATCGCCGTCGCCGCAGGTGCAGGCGGACATGCAGGGACCTGGAGCCCCTTCTCGCTCATCGCCGAGATCCGCCAATTCTTCGACAAGACGCTATTGCTGGCCGGGTGCCTGAACCACGGTCACGAAATACTCGCCGCGCAACTGCTCGGTGCAGACCTTGCCTACTTCGGTACGCGCTTTATCGGCACCGCCGAAAGCCATGCACCCGACGCCTATAAAGACATGCTGCTCAGCTCCAAGGCCGCAGACATCATCCATACTCCAGCCGTGTCCGGCGTTCCAGCCAGCTTCATGCGTCAGAGCCTGGAAGCTGCCGGTTTCGACATGCTGGCGCTGCAAAACAAGGGTGAGGTCAACTTCGGTTCCAAGCTCAAGCCGCTGAGCGATGAAGCCAAAGCCTGGAAGACCGTATGGTCCGCAGGTCAGGGCGTCGGTGAAATCGATGATTTGCCGAGTATCGAGGAACTGGTCGCACGACTCGACACCGAGTACCGCACAGCCCTGGAACAGGCCGCACAGCTTCGCCAGCACTGGCCACGCTGA
- a CDS encoding histidine triad nucleotide-binding protein, with the protein MDTLFTKIINREIPAKIIYEDDKVLAFHDIAPQAPVHFLVIPKKPVRTLNDLTEDDKALAGHILFTAQRLALELGCEKGFRVVMNCNEEGGQTVYHIHMHVLGQRQMHWPPG; encoded by the coding sequence GTGGATACTCTGTTCACCAAGATCATCAACCGGGAAATCCCGGCGAAGATCATTTACGAGGACGACAAGGTACTGGCCTTCCACGACATCGCCCCACAGGCACCGGTGCATTTTCTGGTGATTCCGAAAAAACCGGTACGCACCTTGAACGACCTGACCGAGGACGACAAGGCTCTGGCCGGACACATCTTGTTCACCGCCCAGCGCCTGGCCCTGGAACTGGGCTGTGAAAAAGGCTTTCGTGTGGTGATGAACTGCAATGAAGAAGGCGGCCAGACCGTCTATCACATTCACATGCACGTGCTTGGGCAGCGTCAGATGCACTGGCCGCCGGGCTGA
- a CDS encoding DUF805 domain-containing protein produces MSENRFKIVFDGTLLPGVDITTAKRNLAALYKSEVTAVERLFSGRPVTLKRDLSQADAQAYLHALKNTGIDARIEPETSIELSLSDVHHDGPVATPIEPESPYAPPRANVGESVPGFATLKPFSVEGRIGRLRFLAWTMVLSLVTLPIVGVFALIGLGLVSSDSTTGLIIGGIFAFFLFLAFLIISILFTVQRLHDIGWSGWLWLLNLVPFVGSFFPLVITVVPGNTGTNRYGPPPPPNSTAVKVLCSLWIVLIGLGFVGAMMGGISTIQQEYESSLESSYESGPVVTDEIDVESESPANSTDDAAEPAQPPVDSAQE; encoded by the coding sequence ATGAGCGAAAACCGCTTCAAGATCGTGTTCGACGGCACGCTGTTGCCAGGTGTCGATATCACCACTGCAAAGCGCAATCTCGCCGCGTTGTACAAAAGCGAAGTCACCGCCGTCGAACGTCTTTTCAGCGGCCGGCCCGTCACACTCAAACGCGACCTCTCACAGGCCGATGCACAGGCTTACCTGCATGCATTGAAGAACACCGGCATCGATGCCCGCATCGAACCCGAAACCTCAATCGAACTGAGCCTGTCGGATGTCCACCATGACGGACCTGTTGCCACCCCGATAGAGCCCGAATCCCCTTACGCGCCACCGAGAGCCAATGTCGGTGAAAGCGTGCCCGGGTTTGCCACCCTCAAACCGTTCAGCGTCGAAGGCCGAATCGGCCGCCTGCGTTTTCTCGCCTGGACCATGGTGCTGAGCCTGGTGACCCTGCCCATTGTCGGCGTGTTCGCGCTCATTGGCCTCGGGCTGGTCAGCAGCGACTCAACCACAGGCCTCATCATCGGCGGCATCTTTGCGTTCTTCCTGTTCCTCGCGTTCTTGATCATCAGCATTCTGTTCACCGTTCAGCGCCTGCACGATATCGGCTGGTCAGGCTGGCTCTGGCTGCTGAATCTCGTCCCCTTCGTGGGCAGTTTCTTCCCGCTGGTGATCACGGTCGTGCCCGGCAATACCGGCACCAACCGTTACGGCCCGCCTCCCCCACCCAACAGCACAGCGGTCAAGGTGCTGTGTTCACTGTGGATTGTGCTCATCGGCCTGGGTTTCGTGGGTGCAATGATGGGCGGAATCTCCACGATCCAGCAGGAATACGAAAGCAGCCTGGAAAGCAGCTACGAAAGTGGCCCGGTGGTCACCGATGAAATAGACGTCGAGAGCGAATCACCCGCAAATTCCACCGACGATGCAGCCGAACCAGCCCAGCCCCCTGTAGACTCTGCGCAAGAATGA